From the genome of Aliarcobacter lanthieri:
GAAGAGAAAAAGCTAAAATGATTTTAGGAAATGCAAATGGAAAAATATTCCTAAGACTTACTGACCCAGATTCTGCTGAAGATGCAGCAAGATATGCAGGTGAAATAACAAAATGGGATTCTGTAATCTCTACAAATGGGATAATGTCTAAACAAACAAAAGATATGGCATTGAAGCCTGATGATTTAATGAGTCTTAAGCCAAGAGAGTTTTATTACTTTGGTATGGAAGGGAAGTTTAAAGGTAAAACTACTCCTATTGGTGATACTGAAATAAAAATAACTCCTCCAAAAATGGTGAATAGAAGATGATGCAAAGATTTCAAATGATGGTATTTTATACAATTTGGATTTTATTTCTTATTGTTATTTCTATTGGATATGCAAATTATCACTATTTTGGTACTTTGAGTTTAAACTTGAATATTGTAACCTTGCTAGTAAAAGCATATCCTTTTACAACAATATTTATAATTATATTTTTATTGATAGTAGTATTTTACCAGTTTAAAATATATAGAGAGAAGATAAAGAATAGAAGAAATTGCCAAATTACTTACGTTGATTTAGAAAAAATAGCTCATTTATGGTTAGAATTTGAAGAAATAGAAGATAATATAGAACATAAAATGATGGAAAAAATGGAAGTATCATTTGATGAATCTAAAAAAGATATTCAAGAAGTAATAAATACTCTTATAGGTAATAGAACTATAACTGATATGAATTTCTATAAAAAATATGTATTTAATTATTTGGATTCTTTCTCTAAACAAGAATTAGAAATTGTAGCTGTTTTATATGAATTACTAGAAACAAAAGCAAAAGAATTGCCTTCTGTTGCAACTTTATATAAATCTGATACAGATAAAAATATATACAAAGATATAGTATCAGAAAAATTAACATCTTATGAGATTTTGTATAAAGTAAATTTATTTGATCATACAATGAATGTTGTTGATAGTATGTACAACCTTTTAATTAAAGAAAAAGACTCTTTTGTGTTTGGTTGGAGTAGGATGTTAATTTCTGCATTATCTCATGATATTGGCAAAATAGAAAAGATTGAGTCTTTAAAGGGGTTAAGTGGCTTAGATAAGGGTAAATATGAAAATAATACTCATGAGAATATAAGTAGATTGATATTAAGTAATGCCTTCCCTGGTTATGAGTATATAGATGATGTTTGTGAGATTATAGAAAAACATCACTTGCAAAGTATAGATGAAAAAAATAAAAACTATAAAGCGATTAAATATTTAAAAAATGCTGATCAAATGGCAAGAAAATTAGAAATTAAAGAGTATTTAAATAATAAAAAAGACAATATCAAAAAAGACGATATTGAAAATAAAGAAAATCTTTTAGATGAAATAATTCCAGATGATGATTTAAAATATTTTGAGAATGCATCTACTCCAAATGATAAGAATGAAGTAGAGGTTATTTTAAGAAATCATAATGATAATATAAAGAATTTAGTAGAACCTAACAAAATAGCTGAATCTGATACTATAAATAAAGCAATAGATAATAAAAAAGATATGATCCATCCAGAACAAGAAGTTGATCTGAATCCTTCTGATATTGGAAATCTAATAGAAATGCTTATAAATAGTATTAATGAAGTAGAAATATCTCCTAAAACAAAAAGATTAAAATTAATATCTATTTCTGATTCAGATGAGCTTTATATACCTAAAGATATTTTTACAAAGTTTGTAAAAAGTGCTGGTATAAGTTTAACTATTGAAAAAGATTTATCAAATTTAATAAAAAAACTTAAATCAGATAATGTATTAAAATATGAAACAAGTAATATAACAATTGATGGATTTGGAAATTTAGCATATAAATCAAGAAGAGATTATGTTGTATTTAGCTTAGAAAGTATGGGTATAACAGCAGAGGAAGCTGATTTAAAAAAGAGAAATCAAGAGCATTTACGAAATGTTACTATCAATAAAGGCAAAAGAGAGGATTAAAATATGAATAAAAAAAGATTTAATGGTAATTTGTTTTCTGAAAATATTGAATCTGGATTTTTAGAGATAATAAAACCTCAAGTTTCTTCTATGTTCAAGAAGTTAAATACTATGTCACCAGAACTTGAAAGAGAATGGAAAGATTTATTTGCAAAAAATGTTATTTTGTATGTAGATGGATTTTTAGAAGAGATGGCTGATGAGTTAAAAATGCCTTATAATAGAGATATGAGAATTGAAAAATTAAAAGAATATTTTGAAAAGATTGATTCTAATAGGGTGGAATGACCCTAAGCTAGTAGACTTTTTTATTCAGTTAACACCTTGGGGTGAGTAACACTATCATTGAATCGGTTCATAGACAATTTAGGAAACTTACTAAAACCAAAGGTGCATTTCCAAATGATAATTCACTTTTAAAATTGCTTTATATGGGTATTTAAAATGCTACAAAAAATGGAATATGCCAATGTGGAACTGGAACTTAACACTTTCACAATTGGCTATATTTTTTGAGGGTAGATTAGATAGCGAACTTAAAATTTAAGTTATGGTGTGATAGGATTCCTCCTATCAGAGTTACTTTGACACGAAATATTTAATGTTCTCAAATACTTTAAATCTAAGTATTTTAATTTAATATATAAATCTCATAGGTTTATATTTAGTCATAGTCCAAAAAATAAAAGAAAAGAATATTATAAAGGCATAGGTAGCAAAACCAATATCTCTTCCATTTTCTTTTTCATAAAAGTATCTATCAACTACTTGTTCAAAAGACTTTTTTGTTGATCCTCTAATAGAATAAACACCACTTAAACTACATTGACTATTTACAAACTCCAAATATTTTCCATTAAGCCAAACATCAGGTCTTTCTCCCATAACATTTGTACTAATTGTCATTACATCATGTATTTTAGTATCCCAAGCCCCTTTCCCTCTACAATTTTCTGGATGAGTTATCCTTTTTGCCCACTCAGAAGAATATGGATTTTTTTGCCAATCATCATTTTTATTAATTATCTTATCTCTCATTTGGTTTTTTATTTGTTCTCTTGATTGTTCATTTAATTCTGAATAATTAGTATTAGCAAAAGAAAGACTTGATACAAAAACAAGTATATTGATTAAATTTTTCATGTAATTTCTCTTTTTATTTATATATTTTGAATTTTAACATTTAACAAAAATAAAAACAACCAAATATGAAAATTATTTTAATTTTTTTATTTTCTAATAATAAATTATACTTAGAAGTTTATTATATATTTTATATTTTGTCCCAAGAAGGACAAGGTTATAATAGTTAAGTATTAAGATTATTTAAAGGTCTCTTCAATATATGACAAGTGAATTTTCTATTTCTATTTTTGAAGAACTATAAGTTGGATTATCGCCCTGTTGTTTTGATAATTTAATGTAATTATCGATTAGCTTCTTTTTATAAATTTTATTATACTTAGGAGTCATTGAATGATAACTAGCTAAAACTTCCCAACTCCATTTACCTTTGTTTAATTTTATTTTTTTTTCAATAATGCTACAAGCATTTTTATAGGATATATTTTTGTCAAAATAGTTATCTAATGGGTATTTAAAGCTATTATAATTAATTTGAAAAAGACCCAAATCTAAATTAGTGATTTTGTTTTTGATTAGTGATTTAGAAATATTTATGCAGTTCTGAATATTTATACAATCTATTAACATATTATCATCTGTTTTTTTGTACTCAAAACCATTTAATATATTTTTGAATTTTTTTAATGTTGAGGTTTCATTTGTTCTTATGAAATATGGATATGAGGTTTCATTCTCTGTAATTTTTATTGTTTTAAGAAGTATATCAGGAACAATACATCTTTCATTATTATTTGCAAAAGATATTTGAAATATAATAAATAAAGATAATATTGCTCTCATTGATATTATTTTATAACCTCAAAGCTTTTAATAACAAGTTTTTTATTATTAACTCTATAATTAAAATTTATTCTTGCTTTTTTCTCTTCCATTGCTATATTACCTGTCATAGTTTTTAAAAGTCCTTCGACTGTAAAACTATTATTTTGGTGATTTTCTAGTAATTTTAAAGGATAAAAAGCTTGATAGATATTGTCTTTTTTGATTTGTTCAGCTTCTTTAACTAAAAAATCTTTGATTGCTTTTGCTTCCATTGGATCACTACTAAAATAACCTTGAATAGAATCAAAAGTTTTATTAACATTAGATGGACTAATAGTTAGTAAAGCACTACTTAAATGAAAACCAATTTGTTCGTAATAGCTATAGCTAAATGCATTTCCCACATTTTCAAATTCGCTTGTTATGTAAGGAGGTGTTATTATTATTTTACTATTTTTGCTAGTGTTTATTACAGTTATTGCAAGGAATAAATTTGTTAATACTAGTAAAAATGAAAAAACTTTAAATAAATCTAATTGTCTTAGATTTCTGTTGTATAATCCCCAGAATCTCATCTTTGTTCATCTTTCTTTTTTTCAAAAAATAAAACACTAGCTAATATTGTGAAAAGAGCAAATGCTGGTACAAAATAATCTTGTGTTGAATCTGTTATTAAAAATTCTATAGTTGTTGCAAAAAAAACTACTATAAATAGAGTTTTTAAAACAACTATTCCATCTTTTGAGCCAAATGCTTTTTTAAGTTTATTGATTTTATCTTCCATATTTTCCTCTTTATCTTGATAATTCTCTACACCAGCTCTCTGGAACTCTATTTTTTAATCCATAGAGCCCAAAGTGATATGCTAAGTGTTTTTGATAACCAGCTTCCTTTTTTGAAGCAAGTTTATCACTAACTTTTAGGAAAATTAAACCTAATATTAAGCCTATAAATGGGTGGTTTGATAAAACTCCAAAAAATATAAAGAATAAAACTTTAATAAAATCTGACAAATCCCACCATAAAATTTGAGGTTCAGCATTTAAAAATTTAGGTATATATCTTCCTTCCATATTTGCTTCTTTTAATATATTTTTGTCAGAATATTTTGAATTCCATTTTGAATAGATTCAATATAATTAAATGTAGAACTTTCAATCATTAATGCTGTATATCTTGAATCAACCATATCTGGAATCATTCCAACTCCAAAACCAACCATTAGCATAAAAATACCAGCTAAAATTGCTCCACTTTTAAATAGGATTATTGTTAATCCTAGAAAAGCTGTCGCTATTATCTTCCCCCAAGTACCTTTTAAAGCTTCTGAAATATCTGTGTACCAATCATTTACTTCACTCCCACCTGTTCCAGCAAAAGCTGAAATGCCTAATAATCCAAGTAGAATAAATATTTTTAAGAATATTTTTTTGTTCATTTTTTACCTCTATTTTTTTAATTAATCTTCTAAAATAAGACACCAAACACTAAATAAAAAAGTAATTATTTATCTTTTCAATATTTCCTCCTTAATTTCTTTATTCAAGATAATTAAAACAATAAAAGGCACTTTTGATGAATAGTTTTTTTGTAAATTTTGGATTTTGTGTATTTTTGATTGATTTATTGTATATCTATGATTGATTATTTATTTTAAAAATATCAACTAAGTATTGACAAATAATAAAAATTTTACTAAGATTCCATATATTACTTTTATAGTTGAATAAGATTTTTTTAATCTAGTGTTTTCCAGACACATTTTTTAGATTTTTTAATCTTTAATTTTTTTAAGGCTCTCTTATCTGGAAAAGCCTTGGTAGAATTTCTTTTAATATGAGATAATTAGAAATTCAAGTCGGTAAAAAAGTCGAATGCCGACTTAAAACCCCTCTAATTGCGGGGAAGTGCTAGGCGACTAAAAAAGAAAGACTAGCAGTATTCTGTACATACTCTCGAAAGTACAGCATTTACGAATGTAAATGATAGGTTTTGTCTGTGGTTTAAAAGAGTAATCTCCACTTTTATAGTTTATAAATTGTAAAAACCGCATTTATGTAGCAAATACATAAAGTAGCAAATAGGGTAATACCTATTGGATGGTAACAATGACAAAAATAGAGACTATCAACTAAACGCAGCGAAGTTTCTTATGTAAGCATAATGAAGAGCTAAAAGGTTTGAAGAAATCATAAGCTCCACTTTTTAGCTTTTTACTATGCTTATTCTAAGAAGTTTGTTCAGAGACTGGATCGAAAGATCGTAAACTACAAGCAATATCAATCTACACTACACACAAATCACAATCAAACAATCAACATTTAATAATTCAAACAAGAAAATCTTGTTATTTATAAGGATTTATTAATGGCTGAAACAAAAGAGAATCAAAAAAAAGAAGTAGAAATTCCAAGATGGCAATTTTTACAAAATGAGAGTATTACTAGAGCAACAAATCTTATAAAAGAGCATGGTGCAAATGTTGAATTTTTAGTAATAAAAGATAAACAATTTCTTGCTGAAACTGTAAGACCGATAGAAAATATCGATGAGTCTATGGACTACCTTTACCGATTAGAAGGAAGAGGGATAAATACAGAGGATATTCAAAAATTTAGAACAGAATATCAAATGATGTGTGAACAAATTAAAACTGTTGAGAATATGGCTGTTGAGTTTTTATCAAAAGCTAGAGTTAGAACTAGCAATAGAAACTTAAATAGAAAAATACAAAGATTAAGTAAAGCATCAAATAAAGCTTCTACTGATGATAAAGAAGAAAAAGCAGGGTAAATAAGCTTTTTTAAGACAGATATACAGGTTTTGTGATTGTGTATTTGTGGTGTGTGTAGTGTAGATTGATATAAGGTAGTTGAAATGTGGGGTACATTTTGCAAAGTTTTTTATTAATATTTTGTAAATTGTAAAAGTATAGTCCGTTCTTATGTGAGAGCATAAGCTGTTTATATGTAATAGATTACATTTTAAACGGGATAGAAGTTGCGATTCTATCTGAACATTAAGGCAAGTTTATAACTAGCACAAAAAATGATTTTTTTAGTGCTAGTACTTACATCACTTAATTAAAAATCCTTTTTTGTGTTAGTTATTTAAAAATTGTTTCTAAGGAAACAAACTAACATCAAAGGAGGTGTTTATGGTATATTTTGCATATATATTATTGTTTATATTATTTTATATAATAATAAAAACAAAAGAAATAAAAATAAGCAGAGATACAATTCTGTTTTATGGAAAATATATAGCAATAGCAATAATGGGCATAGGCACTAATATTATTAGTGCAGGAATATTAGGACATTTTATGCCAGTTGAAGGAGTTACATTAGAAACATTGTTTTTAGTTAAAAATTTTGGTATAATTATTCTAATAAGTGGTGCAAAAATGCTATTAAAAATCGAAAAAGGAAAATAAAATGGTTAATGTAACTCAAGGGCTAATAGCACTAGGAACATTTACAGTTATTGTAGCTTTAATTCCAATTTTAATGGATATCTTTATGAAAGCTCCAAATAAAAAAAACAAAAAATCTTGCTAAATTCTTAGCAAACTAATCTATAAATAATTTATTGTTTAAATTAGTTTCCAGTTAATTCTGGAGGGTTTTTGTTGTCAAAAATTTGTTGCTCATATGAGTCAATCTGTAAGGATACACAATATGTCACTATCCTTATGGATAGGTGTATTCTTTAAATAATCAAAAAGGAAAAATTATGGCAAACAATACAAATACAATAAAAAGAACATATGGTAAAGAAAGAAATTTCGGAGATGTTATATATAACCCACAAACGAAAAGTGTGTTTTGTAATATTGAATTAGGTTTTTTTGGTAGAACAACATTAACTCTTATAAAAAGAGAAGATGGTGGATTCGATTTAATGAAACCATATGTTGATAAACAAGGGCAAGATCAGGTTGCAATGATAGGTAAAACTTTTCCTGCAAAGAGAAAAGATGGAACTATTATACTCGATGTAACAAAGGGTACTTTGGGTTTATTTAAAAGATATGATAAAGAGAGCAAGAAAAATCTAACAGATAATTCTGATGCACTTTTTATAACGACTTTCAAATTAAAAGAAGCTCAAAAACTTGGAGATACTGGACTTTTAAAAGTAGGGTATATATCTGGTCAATTTGGTATTGAAATAGATGGGGAACAAACTCAAAAATCAGATAATTCATATGCTTATGAAGATATGGCTGATGAGGAAATCCCGTTTTAACCAAATAAAAATACTAGATATTTTTATAGCGAAGTATTCTAACTTTAGCTTTTTGCTAAGAGAAGCTTCGCTTTTTTTATAATTAATGGCTTCTATAAGCCGATTTTGAACTTGTGAAAATAAGTTTGAATAATCGGCTTAGGCCATTATTCTATTTATTTCATACTGCTCTTAGTCGGTTTATGGAAGTCCTTTTTGGATTTCAATAAATTTTACTTACAAAATTATATAACAAGTTAAACAATCAATATATTTACTATCAACTATTTTTAGAATATGTCCTGTAAAGGATAGTAAATTATTGTTTAAGTTGATTTGATTTTTGTAGGTTTTTAGGAGCTTATGATGAGTAATGAAATGCAAACAACGAATAGAAGAACTAATCTTCAGATTTTAGACGATAAAAGAAAAGAATTAGGGGAAGGATTGTCTAAGTATAAACAATACTTAGATGTTATTCCAATTAATAAACAAGAGCAGTTTAAAAATAACTTTCTTGAACTGGCAACTCAAGACTATCTTTTGAGCATTGTAGATGTAAAAGAGTTAGTTAGATTTGCATCTATTATTACAAAAACTGGACTAGATATTAGTCCTTCAAGTAAAGAGGTTTATATTATACCTTTTGATACAAAAGCAAACAATATAAAAGTTATGTTACCACAAGCAATAATTCCTTTAAATGGTATGCAACAACTTGCTTATCAAAAAGGATTTTTATTAACAATGGAGTCTGTTTTCAAGTTTGATGATGGTTCTTTTGAGTCTGAATCAAAACTTTCAAGAATGCAACAAAGTTATTTAAGAACTGCTGATCCAAAATGGGTGGATGATCATTTTATTGGTTTTGATGTTGTTTTAGAAGATCTAAGAAAAGAACTTCCAACTCAAACAAAATTTGTTGATTTGAACTATGTTCAAGAAGCAACAAAAACCATTAAAGATAATAGATGGAAACTACAAACTTGGAGACATAAAGCAGTAAGAAGAGCTTATGGTGATTTTATGATTCCCAAAGGTAGAAAAATTGAAGCATTTGAAGAAATTGAAGCATTAAATGATTCTATTTTAGAAAATGCAGATATTTTAAGTGATAAAACTTTAACTCTTGAAAATGAACAAGCATTGCAACAATTAGGTATTAAATTACAAAAATTTAATGGTATTGCACTAGCTTCAAATTTTCAAGGAAAAGAAAAATATCTTGAAGAATATGGTTTTGTAAAAAATGGAGGTAACTGGTCGATTCCGTATGTTGAAAAACCTTCTCAAATTCCAGCTCCTAAAAATGTAGAACCAAAAAAAGAAAATAAAGGACCTATTAGCCCAGCTGCTAAACTTTTTAGTTATTTGAACAAAAAACAATTAGATAATGAACAGATAAAAGTGTTTGTTAATGATGTTTTGGGTCTTACTAAAGAGGATACTGAAGGGATTAATGAAGTATTGGCTGACTTGAAATTACTTGATCTAATGATTGATGAATATGTTAATTCAAATTCTCAACAAAATATCAGTGATGAAAAAATTGCAGATACATTATTTTAGGAATTGAAATGATTATGCAAGATGAAATT
Proteins encoded in this window:
- a CDS encoding HD domain-containing protein, with translation MMQRFQMMVFYTIWILFLIVISIGYANYHYFGTLSLNLNIVTLLVKAYPFTTIFIIIFLLIVVFYQFKIYREKIKNRRNCQITYVDLEKIAHLWLEFEEIEDNIEHKMMEKMEVSFDESKKDIQEVINTLIGNRTITDMNFYKKYVFNYLDSFSKQELEIVAVLYELLETKAKELPSVATLYKSDTDKNIYKDIVSEKLTSYEILYKVNLFDHTMNVVDSMYNLLIKEKDSFVFGWSRMLISALSHDIGKIEKIESLKGLSGLDKGKYENNTHENISRLILSNAFPGYEYIDDVCEIIEKHHLQSIDEKNKNYKAIKYLKNADQMARKLEIKEYLNNKKDNIKKDDIENKENLLDEIIPDDDLKYFENASTPNDKNEVEVILRNHNDNIKNLVEPNKIAESDTINKAIDNKKDMIHPEQEVDLNPSDIGNLIEMLINSINEVEISPKTKRLKLISISDSDELYIPKDIFTKFVKSAGISLTIEKDLSNLIKKLKSDNVLKYETSNITIDGFGNLAYKSRRDYVVFSLESMGITAEEADLKKRNQEHLRNVTINKGKRED
- a CDS encoding TraE/TraK family type IV conjugative transfer system protein, coding for MRFWGLYNRNLRQLDLFKVFSFLLVLTNLFLAITVINTSKNSKIIITPPYITSEFENVGNAFSYSYYEQIGFHLSSALLTISPSNVNKTFDSIQGYFSSDPMEAKAIKDFLVKEAEQIKKDNIYQAFYPLKLLENHQNNSFTVEGLLKTMTGNIAMEEKKARINFNYRVNNKKLVIKSFEVIK
- the traL gene encoding type IV conjugative transfer system protein TraL; the encoded protein is MEGRYIPKFLNAEPQILWWDLSDFIKVLFFIFFGVLSNHPFIGLILGLIFLKVSDKLASKKEAGYQKHLAYHFGLYGLKNRVPESWCRELSR